The Malus domestica chromosome 06, GDT2T_hap1 genome has a segment encoding these proteins:
- the LOC103448285 gene encoding chromophore lyase CRL, chloroplastic-like isoform X1 — translation MVIGSEPGGGSSDSAGGWGVARGLVVKTLVLIGGALLLKRLTKSTTRWDHARLVTRSLSGEKFSKDQAARDPDHYFNIRMVTCPAAEMVDGSKVLYFEQAFWRTPQKPFRQRFYMVKPCPKELKCDVEQLSSYAIRDVEEYKNFCDRSKDQRPLPEEVIGDIAEHLTTIHLKRCERGKRCLYEGSTPPDSFPNSWNGAAYCTSELAIHKNNEIHAWDRGFDADGNQVWGPKEGPYEFKPVPASSTNDMFSSLNFPIQQSMEKRIEGSFVLQE, via the exons ATGGTAATCGGGTCGGAGCCGGGCGGTGGGAGCTCCGATTCCGCCGGAGGATGGGGCGTGGCGCGCGGGTTGGTGGTTAAGACGCTGGTGCTGATAGGCGGAGCTCTACTGCTGAAGCGACTCACCAAGTCCACCACCCGGTGGGACCACGCCCGCCTGGTTACCCGTTCTCTTTCCGGCGAGAAGTTCTCCAAAGACCAAGCGGCCAGAGATCCTGACCACTACTTCAACATTAG AATGGTAACTTGCCCAGCTGCTGAAATGGTGGATGGTTCTAAGGTTTTGTACTTTGAACAA GCTTTTTGGAGGACTCCTCAGAAGCCGTTTCGACAA AGATTTTATATGGTGAAGCCTTGCCCGAAAGAGTTGAAATGTGATGTTGAG CAGCTAAGCTCATACGCAATCAGAGACGTGGAGGAGTACAAGAATTTCTGTGATCGCTCAAAGGATCAGCGACCGCTTCCTGAAGAAGTTATTGGG GACATTGCAGAGCATTTGACAACAATACATCTGAAACGTTGTGAGCGTGGGAAACGCTGCTTATATGAAGGTTCAACTCCGCCTGACAGCTTTCCAAATTCATGG AATGGAGCAGCGTACTGTACATCGGAACTTgcaattcataaaaataatgagATACATGCCTGGGATCGGGGATTTGATGCTGATGGAAATCAG GTTTGGGGTCCTAAGGAAGGTCCGTACGAATTCAAGCCTGTGCCGGCCTCTAGTACCAATGACATGTTTTCTTCTTTAAATTTTCCTATCCAGCAGTCTATGGAGAAAAGAATAGAGGGTTCATTTGTCTTGCAAGAATAA
- the LOC103448287 gene encoding succinate dehydrogenase assembly factor 2, mitochondrial-like: protein MGSLRRSLISLHRALKSTASISPAETHVRSQFGYGLVQRSYSTNNGSNPDIDLSTQESKRRLFNRLIYRSKQRGFLELDLVLGKWVEEHIHSLDEQGIKSLVDVLNLENPDLWKWLIGQEQPPEALQTNPVFTAVRNKITNNLNSYAASETRATPGQPWVRGWDDIKKSQGCPITGNQ from the exons atgGGAAGCTTGAGAAGAAGCTTGATCAGCCTCCACCGAGCCCTGAAATCCACCGCTTCCATCTCTCCCGCCGAAACCCATGTCAG GTCTCAATTCGGATACGGTTTGGTTCAGCGTTCTTATTCCACCAACAATGGCAGCAATCCGGACATCGACCTCTCCACCCAAGAGAGCAAGAGGCGCCTATTTAACAG ATTGATATACAGGAGCAAGCAGAGAGGGTTTTTGGAGTTGGATTTGGTTCTGGGTAAGTGGGTGGAGGAGCATATCCATTCATTGGATGAACAGGGAATTAAATCTCTTGTGGATGTCCTCAACCTG GAAAACCCAGATCTGTGGAAGTGGTTAATTGGCCAGGAGCAACCCCCCGAGGCACTCCAAACTAATCCT gtttttacTGCAGTGCGTAACAAGATCACGAACAACCTGAACAGCTATGCTGCTTCTGAGACACGAGCAACACCTGGCCAGCCATGGGTTAGAGGGTGGGATGATATAAAGAAAAGCCAGGGCTGCCCTATAACGGGTAATCAGTAG
- the LOC103448286 gene encoding uncharacterized protein At4g14100-like produces MTSTNPTMAMSMAFLLLLLLPTPLNLPLTTMMTAVESASDDPAPAAWPHQFHSVLFMNNSKGALQVVDLWYDWPNGRNFNIIQSQLGKLTYDLEWDNGTSYIYTLDSDRECNTMHFPVGILRPDWLDGANYLGQQHVDGFLCNVWEKVDFIWYYEDVLTRRPVHWVFYTGYTAHVMTFEVGAVLEDAKWDAPAHCFGEEKTDSAQRGRSPPLLLESVTSDYSHGRLMRDERSIRNMDSF; encoded by the exons ATGACCTCCACAAATCCAACCATGGCCATGTCCATGGcttttcttctcctcctcctcctcccgaCGCCACTCAATCTGCCGCTGACGACGATGATGACGGCGGTAGAGTCCGCCTCCGACGACCCGGCACCGGCGGCGTGGCCCCACCAGTTCCACTCTGTCCTCTTCATGAACAACAGCAAGGGAGCCCTGCAAGTGGTGGATCTCTGGTACGACTGGCCCAACGGCCGCAACTTCAACATAATCCAAAGCCAGCTGGGGAAGCTCACCTACGACCTCGAATGGGACAATGGCACCTCGTACATCTACACCTTGGACTCCGACAGAGAATGCAACACCATGCATTTTCCGGTTGGCATTCTCCGGCCTGATTGGCTCGACGGCGCTAATTATCTGGGTCAGCAACACGTGGACGGGTTTCTGTGCAATGTGTGGGAGAAGGTTGATTTTATTTGGTACTATGAGGACGTGCTCACCAGGAGACCTGTCCATTGGGTTTTCTATACCG GATATACTGCTCATGTGATGACATTCGAGGTGGGAGCTGTGCTTGAGGATGCCAAGTGGGATGCTCCTGCTCATTGTTTTGGGGAGGAAAAGACTGATTCAGCACAAAGGGGGAGGTCTCCTCCACTTCTACTTGAATCTGTGACGAGTGATTATTCTCATGGCAGGCTGATGAGAGATGAAAGGAGCATTCGAAACATGGATAGCTTTTGA
- the LOC103448285 gene encoding chromophore lyase CRL, chloroplastic-like isoform X2 produces MVIGSEPGGGSSDSAGGWGVARGLVVKTLVLIGGALLLKRLTKSTTRWDHARLVTRSLSGEKFSKDQAARDPDHYFNIRMVTCPAAEMVDGSKVLYFEQAFWRTPQKPFRQRFYMVKPCPKELKCDVELSSYAIRDVEEYKNFCDRSKDQRPLPEEVIGDIAEHLTTIHLKRCERGKRCLYEGSTPPDSFPNSWNGAAYCTSELAIHKNNEIHAWDRGFDADGNQVWGPKEGPYEFKPVPASSTNDMFSSLNFPIQQSMEKRIEGSFVLQE; encoded by the exons ATGGTAATCGGGTCGGAGCCGGGCGGTGGGAGCTCCGATTCCGCCGGAGGATGGGGCGTGGCGCGCGGGTTGGTGGTTAAGACGCTGGTGCTGATAGGCGGAGCTCTACTGCTGAAGCGACTCACCAAGTCCACCACCCGGTGGGACCACGCCCGCCTGGTTACCCGTTCTCTTTCCGGCGAGAAGTTCTCCAAAGACCAAGCGGCCAGAGATCCTGACCACTACTTCAACATTAG AATGGTAACTTGCCCAGCTGCTGAAATGGTGGATGGTTCTAAGGTTTTGTACTTTGAACAA GCTTTTTGGAGGACTCCTCAGAAGCCGTTTCGACAA AGATTTTATATGGTGAAGCCTTGCCCGAAAGAGTTGAAATGTGATGTTGAG CTAAGCTCATACGCAATCAGAGACGTGGAGGAGTACAAGAATTTCTGTGATCGCTCAAAGGATCAGCGACCGCTTCCTGAAGAAGTTATTGGG GACATTGCAGAGCATTTGACAACAATACATCTGAAACGTTGTGAGCGTGGGAAACGCTGCTTATATGAAGGTTCAACTCCGCCTGACAGCTTTCCAAATTCATGG AATGGAGCAGCGTACTGTACATCGGAACTTgcaattcataaaaataatgagATACATGCCTGGGATCGGGGATTTGATGCTGATGGAAATCAG GTTTGGGGTCCTAAGGAAGGTCCGTACGAATTCAAGCCTGTGCCGGCCTCTAGTACCAATGACATGTTTTCTTCTTTAAATTTTCCTATCCAGCAGTCTATGGAGAAAAGAATAGAGGGTTCATTTGTCTTGCAAGAATAA